Proteins found in one Cellulomonas palmilytica genomic segment:
- a CDS encoding GNAT family N-acetyltransferase, whose protein sequence is MPPTIRPFHPVDLSGIYRLCLLTADAGGDATALYRNPDLIGHVYAGPYPVADPGLTFVLVDEHGVGGYVVATADSREFLRWLDAHWWPTLRAQYPRVPDPGDGTQDHVLVDRIHDWPTEPEPHCDEFPAHLHIDLAPRLQGQGWGRELVATLADALRARGVHALHLGVSERNTGGIAFYDRLGFETYAQHAWGRTLTLRF, encoded by the coding sequence ATGCCGCCGACGATCCGTCCCTTCCACCCCGTCGACCTCTCCGGCATCTACCGGCTCTGCCTGCTCACCGCGGACGCCGGCGGGGACGCCACCGCGCTCTACCGCAACCCCGACCTCATCGGGCACGTCTACGCCGGGCCCTATCCCGTCGCCGACCCCGGCCTCACGTTCGTCCTCGTCGACGAGCACGGAGTCGGCGGGTACGTCGTCGCGACCGCCGACTCCCGCGAGTTCCTGCGCTGGCTCGACGCGCACTGGTGGCCCACGCTGCGGGCCCAGTACCCGCGCGTGCCCGACCCCGGCGACGGCACGCAGGACCACGTGCTCGTCGACCGCATCCACGACTGGCCCACCGAGCCCGAGCCCCACTGCGACGAGTTCCCCGCGCACCTGCACATCGACCTCGCACCGCGCCTGCAGGGGCAGGGCTGGGGCCGCGAGCTCGTCGCCACGCTCGCCGACGCGCTGCGCGCCCGCGGCGTGCACGCGCTGCACCTGGGCGTCAGCGAGCGCAACACCGGCGGGATCGCGTTCTACGACCGCCTCGGCTTCGAGACGTACGCGCAGCACGCCTGGGGCCGCACCCTCACCCTCCGGTTCTGA
- a CDS encoding AMP-binding protein, with translation MTWNGQEPDRTTADGATEPVTSAATSPVALPPLPDEPLTAALARAAADHADRVAVDFLGATTTYRALADEVARAAAALVALGVRAGDRVAIALPNCTQHLVAFYAVLRVGAVVVEHNPTYSADELAHQLADSGASVALTWTKAVPAVLEARERTDALAGLQVVAVDLVHDLTTKDRLLLRLPVAKARRTAAAMRGPVPADVPLWHRLVRAARPLPASHPGPRSSDVALLQYTGGTTGTPKAAVLTHANLVANAEQGHAWTRHERGREVVYGVLPFFHAFGLTLCLSYSTRIAATLVVLPSFDPALVLAAQRRRPGTFIPAVPPMLDRLVTAAEKQGVSLHSFTRAISGAMALPPATAQRWEEATGGLVVEGYGMTETSPVALGNPFDASRRPGALGLPFPGTEIRVVSQEDPTLDVPPGEAGELLVRGPQVFAGYWNRPDETAGQLLADGWLRTGDVVRVDDGFVLLVDRIKEMIVTGGFKVYPSQVEDHLRNLPGVADVAVVGVPGGDLGESVVAALVLREGHDVDLAAVREWCGRRLARYAVPRRVVVLPDLPRSQVGKVLRRVVRDQVLALPS, from the coding sequence ATGACCTGGAACGGGCAGGAGCCCGACCGCACGACCGCCGACGGCGCCACCGAGCCCGTCACCAGCGCCGCGACCTCGCCCGTCGCCCTCCCCCCGCTGCCCGACGAACCGCTCACCGCGGCCCTCGCCCGCGCCGCCGCCGACCACGCCGACCGCGTCGCCGTCGACTTCCTCGGCGCGACGACGACGTACCGCGCCCTGGCCGACGAGGTCGCGCGCGCCGCCGCCGCGCTCGTCGCGCTCGGTGTCCGCGCCGGTGACCGCGTCGCGATCGCGCTGCCCAACTGCACCCAGCACCTCGTCGCGTTCTACGCCGTGCTGCGCGTCGGCGCCGTCGTCGTCGAGCACAACCCCACGTACTCCGCCGACGAGCTCGCGCACCAGCTCGCCGACTCCGGCGCGAGCGTCGCGCTGACCTGGACCAAGGCCGTGCCCGCGGTCCTCGAGGCGCGCGAGCGCACCGACGCGCTCGCCGGGCTGCAGGTCGTCGCCGTGGACCTCGTGCACGACCTGACCACCAAGGACCGGCTCCTGCTGCGGCTCCCCGTCGCCAAGGCCCGGCGCACCGCCGCCGCGATGCGCGGCCCCGTCCCCGCCGACGTCCCGCTGTGGCACCGGCTCGTGCGCGCCGCCCGCCCGCTGCCCGCGTCGCACCCCGGGCCGCGCTCGTCGGACGTCGCCCTGCTGCAGTACACCGGCGGCACGACCGGCACCCCCAAGGCCGCCGTGCTCACGCACGCCAACCTCGTCGCGAACGCCGAGCAGGGCCACGCGTGGACCCGCCACGAGCGCGGGCGCGAGGTCGTCTACGGCGTGCTGCCGTTCTTCCACGCGTTCGGGCTGACGCTGTGCCTGTCGTACTCGACACGGATCGCCGCGACGCTCGTCGTGCTCCCGTCGTTCGACCCCGCGCTCGTGCTCGCCGCGCAGCGCCGCCGCCCCGGCACGTTCATCCCCGCCGTGCCGCCCATGCTCGACCGGCTCGTCACCGCCGCCGAGAAGCAGGGCGTCTCCCTGCACTCCTTCACGCGCGCGATCTCCGGCGCCATGGCCCTGCCGCCCGCGACCGCGCAGCGCTGGGAGGAGGCCACCGGCGGGCTCGTCGTCGAGGGCTACGGCATGACCGAGACCTCGCCCGTCGCGCTCGGCAACCCGTTCGACGCCTCGCGTCGCCCCGGCGCGCTCGGCCTGCCGTTCCCCGGCACCGAGATCCGCGTCGTCTCCCAGGAGGACCCCACGCTCGACGTCCCGCCCGGCGAGGCGGGCGAGCTGCTCGTGCGCGGCCCGCAGGTGTTCGCCGGGTACTGGAACCGGCCCGACGAGACCGCGGGGCAGCTCCTCGCGGACGGCTGGCTGCGCACCGGTGACGTCGTGCGCGTCGACGACGGGTTCGTCCTGCTCGTCGACCGCATCAAGGAGATGATCGTGACCGGCGGGTTCAAGGTGTACCCGTCGCAGGTCGAGGACCACCTGCGCAACCTGCCGGGCGTCGCCGACGTCGCGGTCGTGGGCGTGCCGGGCGGTGACCTCGGCGAGTCCGTCGTCGCGGCGCTCGTGCTGCGCGAGGGGCACGACGTCGACCTCGCGGCCGTGCGCGAGTGGTGCGGGCGCCGGCTCGCGCGCTACGCCGTGCCGCGCCGGGTCGTCGTGCTGCCCGACCTGCCGCGCTCGCAGGTCGGCAAGGTGCTGCGGCGCGTCGTGCGCGACCAGGTGCTCGCCCTGCCGAGCTGA
- a CDS encoding carboxypeptidase-like regulatory domain-containing protein, with protein MLSRIIAVGALAVALVAGSLTPATAAPTTVTYTGRVTAAGKALPKPVHVRWYEPATGLNASTLTRADGTYSLLVPGRVSQWVLVANPYEEERSYYDNYQDLRTFAPQYVGADGATDHAWEGLELRPAPTQDATVDIDLVPTGTVVGTVTGGGEGTEVLLERADGGRTFVDGKRVRDGSYVFRFLIPGRYRVLVHRGGTWTPVHTTTVTVRGGDEIPVRTELRAGGTVTGRLLRSGRPVAGVEVTLAGTYFARRLTSDAQGRYRADDVPPGTYRISESGDENGWTSGSGLLKVTSNATTTRDLKLVREGRLTVDARGQDVALADADGTWRRWLFSDHSLTLPPGQYLVWTKAKSGWSRTAVTIRSGKLTQTGKLRADRPFVTVRGKITGGGASTTSRPKTVRVCDLTCDVPPTGFTPAPVSVAADGTFVATSVIPGAVSVTASQKGWQPVTKKAVTGGSSTRVDVRLTTQGGALRVKLVTPNGVPLTGRVSLTSDTVTESFWLENGSIDTWDGRIAPGTYRITSDEIVGSRGAATPFWLDVPGTFTVRPGERVDLGTVRTVLQR; from the coding sequence ATGCTCTCGAGGATCATCGCCGTCGGCGCGCTCGCGGTCGCCCTCGTCGCCGGGTCGCTGACCCCCGCGACCGCGGCCCCCACGACCGTCACGTACACCGGGCGCGTCACCGCCGCCGGCAAGGCGCTCCCCAAGCCCGTGCACGTGCGCTGGTACGAGCCGGCGACCGGGCTCAACGCCTCGACGCTCACGCGGGCCGACGGCACGTACTCGCTCCTCGTGCCGGGGCGCGTGTCGCAGTGGGTGCTGGTGGCCAACCCGTACGAGGAAGAGCGCTCGTACTACGACAACTACCAGGACCTGCGCACGTTCGCGCCGCAGTACGTGGGCGCTGACGGCGCCACCGACCACGCCTGGGAGGGCCTCGAGCTGCGCCCCGCGCCCACGCAGGACGCCACGGTCGACATCGACCTCGTGCCGACGGGGACCGTCGTCGGCACGGTCACCGGCGGAGGCGAGGGGACGGAGGTCCTCCTGGAGCGCGCCGACGGCGGCCGGACGTTCGTCGACGGCAAGCGGGTGCGCGACGGCTCCTACGTGTTCCGGTTCCTGATCCCGGGCCGGTACCGCGTCCTCGTCCACCGGGGTGGGACCTGGACCCCCGTGCACACGACGACCGTGACGGTGCGCGGCGGTGACGAGATCCCGGTCCGCACCGAGCTGCGCGCCGGCGGGACGGTCACCGGTCGCCTGCTGCGCTCCGGCCGTCCGGTCGCCGGCGTCGAGGTCACCCTGGCGGGCACGTACTTCGCCCGCAGGCTCACGAGCGACGCGCAGGGCCGCTACCGCGCGGACGACGTGCCGCCCGGCACGTACCGCATCAGCGAGTCCGGCGACGAGAACGGGTGGACGTCGGGCTCCGGCCTGCTCAAGGTCACGTCGAACGCGACGACGACCCGCGACCTCAAGCTGGTGCGTGAGGGCCGGCTCACGGTCGACGCACGCGGGCAGGACGTCGCGCTCGCCGACGCCGACGGCACCTGGCGGCGATGGCTCTTCAGCGACCACAGCCTGACGCTGCCGCCCGGTCAGTACCTCGTCTGGACGAAGGCGAAGAGCGGCTGGTCGCGCACCGCCGTGACGATCCGCTCCGGCAAGCTGACCCAGACCGGGAAGCTGCGTGCGGACCGCCCGTTCGTGACCGTCCGCGGGAAGATCACGGGCGGCGGCGCGTCCACGACCTCCCGACCCAAGACGGTCCGCGTCTGCGACCTCACGTGCGACGTCCCGCCGACGGGCTTCACCCCCGCGCCCGTCAGCGTCGCGGCGGACGGGACGTTCGTGGCCACCTCGGTCATCCCGGGGGCGGTCTCCGTCACCGCGAGCCAGAAGGGCTGGCAGCCCGTGACGAAGAAGGCCGTCACGGGAGGGTCGTCGACGAGGGTCGACGTGCGGCTGACCACGCAGGGCGGCGCGCTGCGCGTGAAGCTGGTGACGCCGAACGGCGTCCCGCTGACCGGCCGGGTCAGCCTGACGAGCGACACCGTGACCGAGTCCTTCTGGCTCGAGAACGGCTCCATCGACACGTGGGACGGCCGGATCGCGCCCGGGACGTACCGGATCACGTCCGACGAGATCGTGGGCTCGCGCGGCGCGGCCACGCCGTTCTGGCTCGACGTGCCCGGCACGTTCACCGTGCGGCCCGGCGAGAGGGTGGACCTGGGCACCGTGCGGACCGTGCTGCAGCGATAG
- a CDS encoding carboxypeptidase-like regulatory domain-containing protein, protein MLPRFATVGALAVALVLSTLTPAGAADDTVTYTGRVTVGGATLAVPVHVGWYEPASGDQGSVLTASDGTYALPVPVSTSDWALVANHGSGDPLTYAPEFVGADGRGDHAWQALDLRPDATQDATVDIDLDARGSIAGTATGFAPGHAWVDLKRADGKGHLHDAQRDVRDDGAFEFRDLVPGRYRVVLHPARDDRTITTSAVVTVRPGQQSALPLVASTGGTLTGRLLGFGRPVAGVRVTVHGDGATRQVTTDAQGRYRVPGLPAGTYRVAESGVDNGWSSGSGLVRVRVGATTTRDLTLEREGALVVRAPDLLVVLADVGGNRVRELDRTRVTVPPGRYLLYAASGLRWTRTDVTVRAGKVTDAGTPRPDKAFVSVRGEVTGGDTRANAKKRTVAVCDTLCGGPDGRTATVRADGTYTVSGVVPGVALVQAEQAGWQPGRTVTRIGTSAATNLQLRLTTENARVRGTLRYRGAPVQGSVSFSRSGAVALTRELTGGALDTGTARLAPGTYRMTLDAPAGSYLARTPFWYDLPGDLGTVTVRSGQTLDLGTVEVAFRR, encoded by the coding sequence ATGCTCCCGAGGTTCGCCACCGTCGGCGCGCTCGCCGTCGCCCTCGTCCTCAGCACGCTCACCCCGGCCGGGGCGGCCGACGACACGGTGACCTACACGGGCCGGGTGACCGTCGGCGGGGCCACGCTGGCGGTCCCGGTGCACGTCGGCTGGTACGAGCCCGCGAGCGGCGACCAGGGCTCGGTCCTGACCGCGAGCGACGGCACCTACGCGCTACCCGTCCCCGTGAGCACCTCCGACTGGGCGCTCGTCGCGAACCACGGGTCCGGCGACCCGCTCACCTACGCGCCGGAGTTCGTCGGCGCCGACGGGCGGGGCGACCACGCGTGGCAGGCCCTCGACCTGCGCCCCGACGCCACGCAGGACGCGACGGTCGACATCGACCTCGACGCACGCGGCTCGATCGCCGGTACCGCGACCGGCTTCGCGCCCGGGCACGCCTGGGTCGACCTCAAGCGCGCCGACGGCAAGGGACACCTGCACGACGCGCAGCGCGACGTCCGCGACGACGGCGCGTTCGAGTTCCGCGACCTCGTGCCCGGCCGCTACCGCGTGGTCCTGCACCCCGCCCGCGACGACCGGACGATCACCACGTCGGCGGTCGTCACCGTCCGGCCCGGGCAGCAGTCCGCGTTGCCGCTGGTCGCGTCGACGGGCGGCACCCTCACCGGACGCCTGCTCGGGTTCGGCAGGCCGGTGGCCGGCGTCCGCGTGACGGTCCACGGCGACGGCGCGACGCGCCAGGTCACGACGGACGCGCAGGGGCGCTACCGGGTGCCCGGGCTGCCCGCCGGCACCTACCGGGTCGCGGAGAGCGGCGTGGACAACGGCTGGTCGTCGGGCAGCGGGCTCGTGCGCGTGAGGGTCGGGGCGACCACGACGCGCGACCTGACGCTCGAGCGCGAGGGCGCGCTGGTCGTGCGGGCGCCGGACCTGCTCGTCGTCCTGGCCGACGTGGGCGGCAACCGGGTGCGGGAGCTCGACCGCACGCGCGTGACCGTCCCGCCCGGTCGCTACCTCCTGTACGCGGCCAGCGGCCTGCGCTGGACCCGCACGGACGTCACGGTCCGCGCCGGGAAGGTCACCGACGCCGGCACGCCGCGCCCCGACAAGGCGTTCGTCAGCGTCCGCGGCGAGGTCACCGGCGGCGACACCCGCGCGAACGCCAAGAAGCGCACCGTCGCCGTGTGCGACACCCTGTGCGGCGGTCCCGACGGCCGCACGGCCACCGTCCGCGCCGACGGGACGTACACCGTGAGCGGCGTGGTGCCCGGGGTCGCGCTCGTCCAGGCCGAGCAGGCCGGGTGGCAGCCGGGACGCACCGTCACGCGCATCGGCACCTCGGCTGCGACGAACCTGCAGCTGCGCCTCACGACCGAGAACGCCCGCGTGCGCGGCACGCTGCGCTACCGGGGCGCGCCCGTCCAGGGCAGCGTCTCGTTCTCCCGGTCGGGGGCGGTCGCGCTCACGCGCGAGCTCACGGGCGGCGCGCTCGACACCGGGACGGCCCGGCTCGCCCCCGGCACCTACCGGATGACGCTCGACGCGCCGGCCGGCTCGTACCTCGCCCGCACCCCGTTCTGGTACGACCTGCCCGGCGACCTGGGAACCGTGACCGTGAGGTCCGGCCAGACGCTCGACCTGGGGACCGTCGAGGTCGCGTTCCGCCGTTAG